A stretch of the Veillonella parvula DSM 2008 genome encodes the following:
- a CDS encoding PD-(D/E)XK nuclease family protein produces the protein MSISVYYGRAGSGKTRAVYERIRQVMTDCPGEPIILLVPEPATYRVERELAECMPEKGFTTVRVVGFGRLGYQVYQSIGSKGVGQSSLSSFGRSMLLRLVMKRKQKELGLLEQATKRLEFSSVLQQLFSEFRAFRVGPDDLERGAEFVKNNVLQKKLRELAICMSAYEEELSRHGERDIDPIMEIVEALPQSPLMENSHVFIDGFHWFTPTHYELIYTLFDLSKEAVITIDLPMAPKALNLARRGEHLFSRPLEIYDTLVARYGSSINWVGFDGKRGPQIVRELESNYFISPSKKNSTDETIPLIRGYNREREADAVARGILAYVESSEEARYRDVCIMLRESETYGDTLEKVFTRYGIPHFIDRQRPMKNHPLGELLTALFDIVRHNYSRDSMFLLLKTDLMPLTREAVDELENYVLEFGIDHYKWERESWPYLRGFYEGQDEESHLDAPRRARVNKARQTIMDVLSPWFDFAAYSDGHTGAEWGAQLYGLLETLQVPERLYEWVKDAETVGDQESKASHEQMYNAVLSFIDEISMVMKDEILTLDEMMLLLEEGLSDVNYSMIPPSLDHVVITTIERGYSQWWPKVFVMGLNQGVFPQSMGDEGLIKDKERQELANAGITLAEGALPKAFNENFLLYLAMTRASDSLTLSYAGSGEDGTGLEPSLVVKRLESLGYVDQTVEIPLSIAPDTEADYVWRPLQSLSLLSERWGALFSGYEVNPLWWGLYNWARESETYRSRLAEVSRGIRDNNDVPVITQDLVNGLFLSKGYMSGSVTRLERYQQCPFKFYAQYGLKLEPRPVRSFGAPEIGTFLHANLERLGNYLLENNKQWRDLDEEEQANLCRTVADEILQENQLGEETSDAYQKAIEQRVQRTLHVTVDRLVEWSKRSDFDTKYLEQDFGRQGGWDPIRVPLGEDRYLRLIGQIDRIDEYTRGGQTYGMVIDYKSGGAHVTAQDVYYGLKLQLMTYLLVLESAYGKTHGGSMSPASVVYSYVKNPKIPADAPISYEDAVSLANESDAWQNSGYFSDDIELLTHIDNKFLSYGSKRGPYVPIATKKDQTISSRDLRKVKSTGEFDVMCRYTNHVMAETGRHIGEGQFPIKPYQLNGFRPCTYCDYRTVCRFDSSRNRYNYLSRLSEDDALERMKEVLSDGNDANNSNDRNNSSNGNKSNVASISNKGGEDHGC, from the coding sequence ATGAGTATTAGCGTCTATTATGGACGAGCTGGATCAGGCAAGACGCGCGCCGTATATGAGCGCATACGTCAGGTCATGACAGACTGTCCAGGGGAACCAATAATTTTGCTCGTTCCTGAACCTGCCACCTATCGGGTGGAACGGGAGCTAGCTGAATGTATGCCTGAGAAAGGCTTTACTACGGTTCGCGTCGTAGGCTTTGGTCGTTTGGGTTATCAGGTATATCAATCGATAGGCTCAAAAGGGGTCGGTCAATCAAGTTTATCAAGCTTTGGCCGGTCTATGTTGTTGCGCCTTGTAATGAAACGAAAGCAAAAGGAACTGGGGCTGTTAGAACAGGCTACAAAGCGGCTTGAGTTTTCCTCCGTATTGCAACAGCTCTTTTCTGAATTCCGCGCCTTTCGTGTAGGCCCTGATGACCTAGAACGAGGGGCAGAGTTTGTTAAAAATAATGTATTACAAAAGAAATTGCGCGAGCTAGCTATTTGTATGTCTGCTTATGAAGAGGAACTCAGTCGCCATGGGGAGCGCGACATCGATCCTATCATGGAAATCGTAGAGGCTTTGCCACAATCTCCTCTCATGGAGAATAGTCACGTCTTTATCGATGGTTTCCATTGGTTTACGCCAACACACTATGAGTTGATTTATACCTTGTTTGACTTGTCGAAGGAGGCCGTTATTACTATCGATTTACCGATGGCTCCAAAGGCGTTAAATCTAGCTCGTCGAGGGGAGCATCTCTTCAGCCGCCCTTTAGAGATTTACGACACCTTAGTCGCTCGTTATGGCTCTAGTATCAACTGGGTTGGCTTTGACGGGAAACGAGGCCCTCAAATCGTTCGAGAGTTAGAGTCTAATTACTTTATTAGCCCTAGTAAGAAAAACTCTACAGATGAAACGATTCCGCTTATTCGAGGCTATAACCGGGAACGCGAAGCAGATGCGGTAGCTCGTGGTATTTTAGCCTATGTAGAATCATCTGAAGAGGCTCGTTACCGAGATGTATGTATCATGCTTCGCGAGTCTGAAACCTATGGTGACACCTTAGAAAAGGTCTTTACTCGCTACGGTATTCCGCACTTTATCGACCGTCAGCGGCCTATGAAAAACCATCCGTTAGGCGAGCTGTTGACGGCCCTCTTTGATATCGTGCGTCATAACTATAGTCGAGACAGCATGTTCCTCTTGCTCAAGACGGATTTGATGCCTCTCACTCGTGAGGCTGTAGATGAGTTAGAGAACTACGTTCTCGAGTTTGGTATCGACCATTATAAATGGGAACGTGAAAGCTGGCCGTACCTACGAGGCTTTTATGAGGGGCAAGATGAAGAAAGCCACTTAGATGCACCACGCAGAGCACGTGTAAACAAAGCAAGACAAACCATTATGGATGTTCTATCTCCGTGGTTTGATTTTGCGGCTTATAGTGATGGACATACGGGCGCAGAATGGGGAGCTCAATTATATGGCTTGTTAGAAACATTGCAAGTGCCAGAGCGCCTCTATGAATGGGTGAAGGACGCAGAAACTGTAGGTGATCAAGAATCCAAAGCTAGCCATGAACAGATGTACAATGCGGTCCTTTCCTTTATAGATGAAATTTCTATGGTCATGAAGGACGAAATATTGACCTTGGATGAAATGATGTTACTTCTCGAAGAAGGTTTGAGTGATGTCAATTATTCTATGATTCCGCCGTCTTTAGACCATGTGGTGATCACCACTATCGAACGTGGTTACAGCCAGTGGTGGCCTAAGGTGTTCGTAATGGGCCTCAACCAAGGTGTGTTCCCTCAAAGTATGGGCGACGAAGGGCTCATCAAGGATAAGGAGCGTCAAGAGTTGGCCAATGCAGGCATTACCTTAGCAGAAGGTGCCTTGCCGAAGGCTTTCAACGAGAATTTCCTATTATACCTCGCCATGACACGGGCATCCGATTCGTTGACCTTGTCCTATGCGGGCTCTGGTGAGGATGGAACTGGTCTTGAGCCATCCCTCGTGGTGAAACGATTAGAATCCCTTGGGTACGTAGATCAGACGGTAGAGATTCCTCTCTCCATTGCACCTGATACAGAGGCGGATTATGTATGGCGACCACTCCAAAGTCTGTCATTATTGTCGGAGCGCTGGGGGGCGCTCTTTAGTGGTTATGAGGTCAATCCTCTTTGGTGGGGCCTCTATAACTGGGCTCGTGAAAGCGAAACCTATCGTTCTCGTTTAGCGGAGGTGTCACGTGGCATTCGAGATAACAACGATGTGCCTGTCATTACGCAGGATTTAGTGAATGGGCTGTTTTTATCTAAAGGCTATATGTCTGGTTCTGTGACGCGCCTTGAACGATACCAACAATGTCCGTTTAAGTTCTATGCTCAATATGGTTTAAAATTAGAACCGCGTCCAGTACGCTCCTTTGGTGCTCCTGAAATCGGTACGTTCTTGCATGCGAATTTAGAGCGCTTAGGTAATTATCTATTAGAAAACAACAAGCAATGGCGTGACCTCGACGAAGAGGAACAAGCAAATCTATGCCGCACCGTGGCAGACGAAATCTTGCAAGAGAATCAACTGGGTGAAGAAACGAGCGATGCCTACCAAAAAGCCATCGAGCAACGTGTACAGAGAACATTACATGTGACGGTAGACCGTCTCGTAGAATGGTCAAAGCGCAGTGATTTTGATACGAAGTATTTAGAACAAGACTTTGGTCGTCAAGGTGGCTGGGACCCTATTCGAGTCCCTCTTGGTGAAGACCGTTACTTGCGCCTCATCGGGCAAATTGACCGCATCGACGAATATACACGGGGTGGTCAAACGTATGGTATGGTTATCGACTACAAATCGGGTGGCGCTCATGTGACGGCCCAAGATGTGTATTATGGCCTTAAACTGCAGCTCATGACCTATCTGCTGGTGTTAGAATCCGCTTATGGTAAAACACATGGCGGATCTATGTCCCCTGCATCGGTGGTTTACTCTTACGTGAAGAACCCGAAAATCCCTGCTGATGCGCCTATATCTTATGAAGATGCTGTTTCGTTGGCTAATGAAAGCGATGCTTGGCAAAACAGTGGGTACTTCTCCGATGATATAGAGCTGTTGACGCATATTGACAATAAGTTTTTGTCCTATGGTTCTAAGCGAGGGCCTTATGTGCCGATTGCGACGAAAAAAGATCAAACCATTTCCAGCAGAGACTTGCGGAAGGTTAAGTCTACAGGCGAATTTGACGTAATGTGCCGCTATACAAATCACGTGATGGCTGAGACGGGCCGTCACATTGGGGAAGGGCAGTTCCCGATAAAGCCATATCAATTAAATGGCTTTAGACCTTGTACATACTGCGATTACAGAACGGTATGTCGCTTTGACTCTAGCCGTAATCGATATAATTATTTGTCTAGATTGTCTGAAGACGATGCATTAGAACGGATGAAAGAGGTCTTAAGCGACGGAAATGACGCAAACAACAGTAACGACAGAAATAACAGTAGCAACGGAAATAAAAGTAATGTAGCAAGTATTAGTAATAAAGGAGGTGAAGACCATGGGTGTTAA
- the addA gene encoding helicase-exonuclease AddAB subunit AddA yields MGVKWTPEQESAIIAPKDSSLDNQTLLVAAAAGSGKTAVLVERIITRLKDMDNPLSVQELMVVTFTKAAAQEMSARIGLALAKAMESTEDAAMQERLERQLNLLPSAHISTLHSFCQWVIRSYFYKLDINPTARIGNEAEMALLQQEVLADLLTKSYEEGLYNIYELADFFSDDKSDAGLTAKIMSLYNYAMSLANPDGWLRKALEPYKEAMNINPSDTMWGEYMWSNHLAVIDRIRERLGRMEQILLNPVGPHKWQNIYDNQLAALSMLSAAQSWNDMGDACKHMDTFIKDQFRMGSKEAQVYDPILVAEFKSLGVQNKDDLKAMQTAIFTVPEATLQEQFKAQYPIIEGLVELTIAFHKAYRDMKQEQGIMDFSDLEHLCLALLVEPGTEDDPQPSEVAKELQDTFKEIMVDEYQDTNGVQETIINLISRVDNRFYVGDVKQAIYSFRMADSSLFMEKYNTYGGTDAVERRIDLAKNFRSDANILAATNFLFYQIMTEDAAELNYTEAESLIPGRIVEDVPEDWVGGDVELQLLDVSKDTLGASESDEDEGDDPENNERELDFIIQKIKEIHAAKKQVQNPDGTFRQIEWRDFAILRRSLAGWGTRAVEAMRQAGIPAVVNERDGYFEAQEIQLLLALLSIIDNPEQDLPMAAVLHSGLVGLDANELGALRLSGEGSLWSLMPAYAEVAQDERLLAFIGHMERWRTLSRRHGVTDLLWDIYESQDYVNYVGAMPNGLVRRANVLALYDRAKGYEASGFRGLFRFLRFVESLRDSNQDMPLANVVSEADNVVRLMTIHKSKGLEFPVVFLSGVQKRFNMMDLRSELLIDKNAGLGLKGYFPDIRVSFPTMPWFYVKDVKEAALKAEEQRILYVALTRARDKLFMTGFIKGFKNSKGVLSTMGELIKNAASVETQQLPTDIITQANTYLDWMMMGFARHLDGGNPLRVAIEYEGPTYFDLPDKQCRLKVEIHDGSLYGDLDYKADIDETTINKVRDLKAVNSVELPQEIVDRFNYTYPYNDATRRTAKISVSELKRRFQERELEAGNIDTLNESVAIVDLGAKRAVSDAVQSIKLDTTNPNLSADDTSNISVQPVKVSEDDLANSVFGRKPQALQSKEDVLTGAQWGTLMHEAMQWLPLVKYTQASLTKELDALVAKGTFTEEERNLLSDTSLYKFFSSDLGKRLINAKRIERELPFSMLFEGKRVYDTLEDGENLFLQGIIDTAFEESGEWVLVDYKTDRVTSGEDLIKRYKIQMDLYKEALQRLTGMPVKACYIYSFRLHDAIIVD; encoded by the coding sequence ATGGGTGTTAAATGGACGCCAGAGCAGGAGTCTGCCATCATAGCGCCTAAGGACTCCTCCTTAGATAATCAGACCTTACTTGTTGCGGCTGCTGCCGGTTCAGGTAAGACGGCGGTCCTCGTAGAACGCATTATTACGCGCCTTAAGGATATGGATAATCCCTTATCCGTTCAAGAACTCATGGTTGTAACTTTCACAAAGGCGGCCGCTCAAGAGATGAGCGCTCGTATTGGACTTGCCTTGGCTAAAGCCATGGAATCCACTGAGGATGCGGCAATGCAAGAACGCCTTGAACGACAGCTTAACCTATTGCCGTCTGCTCATATTTCTACCTTGCACTCTTTTTGCCAATGGGTAATCCGGTCCTATTTCTACAAGCTCGATATTAATCCAACGGCTCGTATCGGCAATGAAGCAGAAATGGCGTTGTTACAGCAAGAGGTATTAGCCGATTTATTAACTAAATCCTATGAAGAGGGCCTTTATAATATCTATGAGCTAGCGGACTTCTTCAGCGACGATAAATCCGATGCGGGCTTAACGGCAAAGATTATGTCTTTATATAATTACGCCATGTCCCTTGCTAATCCCGATGGATGGCTAAGAAAAGCCTTGGAGCCTTATAAAGAGGCGATGAACATAAACCCTAGTGATACGATGTGGGGCGAATATATGTGGTCGAATCATTTAGCTGTTATCGACCGTATTCGGGAGCGCTTAGGGCGGATGGAGCAAATTTTACTTAATCCCGTAGGTCCTCATAAGTGGCAAAATATATACGATAATCAACTGGCTGCACTAAGTATGCTTTCAGCAGCTCAATCTTGGAATGATATGGGCGATGCTTGTAAGCATATGGATACTTTTATTAAGGATCAATTCCGTATGGGTTCAAAAGAGGCACAAGTTTATGACCCTATTTTGGTAGCAGAGTTTAAATCTTTGGGAGTTCAAAATAAAGATGACCTCAAAGCCATGCAAACCGCTATATTCACCGTTCCGGAAGCTACCTTGCAAGAGCAGTTTAAGGCTCAATATCCAATCATAGAAGGTCTTGTAGAACTGACGATTGCTTTTCATAAAGCTTATAGAGACATGAAGCAAGAGCAAGGCATCATGGATTTCAGCGATCTTGAGCATTTATGCTTGGCTCTTCTCGTTGAGCCTGGCACAGAGGATGACCCTCAGCCATCTGAAGTGGCAAAGGAATTGCAAGATACTTTCAAAGAAATCATGGTCGATGAATACCAAGATACGAACGGCGTTCAAGAGACGATTATCAACTTGATTTCTCGCGTCGATAATAGGTTCTATGTGGGGGACGTGAAGCAGGCCATTTATAGCTTCCGTATGGCCGACAGTTCTCTATTTATGGAGAAGTACAATACTTACGGTGGTACTGATGCGGTAGAACGACGTATCGACTTGGCGAAAAACTTCCGATCTGACGCAAATATTTTGGCTGCTACGAACTTTTTATTCTATCAAATCATGACGGAAGACGCGGCAGAGCTTAATTATACAGAGGCTGAATCGCTCATTCCTGGCCGCATCGTAGAGGATGTACCAGAGGATTGGGTTGGAGGCGACGTGGAATTGCAGCTCTTAGATGTGAGTAAGGATACCCTTGGTGCTAGTGAAAGTGACGAAGATGAAGGGGATGACCCTGAAAACAACGAGCGTGAGCTAGATTTCATCATTCAAAAAATCAAGGAAATCCATGCTGCTAAGAAACAGGTGCAAAATCCCGATGGTACATTTCGTCAAATCGAATGGCGAGATTTTGCTATTTTGCGCAGATCCTTAGCGGGCTGGGGGACGCGTGCCGTAGAAGCCATGCGTCAAGCGGGGATTCCTGCGGTTGTAAATGAGCGAGACGGTTACTTTGAAGCACAAGAGATTCAACTTTTATTGGCATTGTTATCCATCATAGATAATCCGGAACAAGATTTGCCGATGGCTGCCGTATTGCACTCCGGCCTGGTAGGCCTTGATGCGAACGAACTAGGCGCATTGCGCCTGTCTGGTGAGGGTTCCCTATGGTCGCTCATGCCAGCCTATGCAGAAGTGGCTCAAGATGAGCGCTTATTAGCTTTCATTGGCCATATGGAGCGGTGGCGCACTTTGTCGCGTCGTCACGGTGTGACCGATTTGCTATGGGATATTTACGAATCCCAAGACTATGTAAACTATGTAGGGGCTATGCCGAATGGCCTCGTCCGCCGCGCGAATGTGCTCGCCTTATATGATAGAGCTAAGGGCTATGAAGCTTCAGGCTTCCGCGGGCTCTTTAGGTTTTTGCGCTTTGTGGAAAGCTTGCGCGACAGCAACCAAGATATGCCACTTGCCAATGTGGTGAGCGAGGCAGATAATGTGGTGCGCCTAATGACTATCCATAAGAGCAAGGGCCTTGAATTCCCTGTAGTATTTTTATCTGGTGTACAAAAAAGATTCAATATGATGGACTTGCGTTCAGAGCTTCTTATCGATAAAAATGCAGGCCTTGGTTTGAAAGGATATTTTCCAGATATTCGAGTGTCCTTCCCGACCATGCCCTGGTTCTATGTGAAAGACGTAAAAGAGGCGGCCCTCAAGGCGGAGGAGCAGCGCATTCTTTATGTTGCCTTGACACGGGCACGAGATAAGCTATTCATGACAGGCTTTATTAAAGGCTTTAAAAATTCTAAAGGTGTATTAAGCACCATGGGTGAGCTCATTAAAAATGCGGCTTCCGTAGAAACTCAACAGTTACCGACAGATATTATCACACAAGCTAATACCTATCTAGATTGGATGATGATGGGCTTTGCTCGTCATTTAGATGGTGGTAATCCATTGCGCGTAGCCATCGAGTACGAAGGGCCAACTTATTTTGATTTACCGGATAAACAGTGTCGTTTAAAGGTTGAGATCCATGATGGCTCTCTTTATGGTGATCTCGATTACAAAGCGGATATCGACGAGACAACAATCAATAAGGTGCGGGACTTAAAAGCTGTTAATTCCGTAGAATTACCGCAGGAAATCGTGGACCGTTTTAACTATACCTATCCATACAACGATGCTACACGACGTACTGCTAAAATTTCCGTTAGTGAATTGAAGCGACGATTCCAAGAACGAGAACTAGAGGCAGGAAATATAGACACTCTTAATGAATCGGTTGCAATAGTAGATTTGGGTGCTAAACGAGCCGTGTCGGATGCGGTTCAGTCTATCAAGCTGGATACAACGAATCCAAATCTTAGTGCCGATGACACTAGTAATATTAGTGTTCAGCCTGTTAAAGTTTCGGAGGATGATTTAGCAAATTCCGTATTCGGTCGAAAGCCACAAGCACTACAGTCCAAAGAAGATGTATTGACAGGTGCTCAATGGGGTACCTTGATGCATGAGGCTATGCAATGGCTACCTCTTGTGAAGTATACGCAAGCTTCTTTGACAAAAGAACTAGATGCACTGGTGGCGAAAGGGACTTTCACAGAGGAAGAGAGAAATTTATTAAGCGATACAAGTTTGTATAAATTTTTCAGCTCTGATCTTGGTAAGCGCCTTATCAATGCAAAACGTATCGAGCGAGAATTGCCGTTTAGCATGCTCTTTGAAGGAAAACGTGTATATGATACTTTAGAGGACGGGGAAAATCTGTTCCTCCAAGGTATTATTGATACGGCTTTTGAAGAGAGCGGTGAATGGGTTCTCGTAGATTACAAAACGGATCGCGTTACATCCGGAGAAGACCTCATCAAGCGCTATAAAATCCAAATGGATCTCTATAAAGAGGCCTTGCAGCGATTGACGGGGATGCCCGTGAAAGCTTGCTATATTTATAGCTTCCGCTTGCACGATGCAATCATCGTGGACTAA